The genomic region TTGTCGCCGGTCCTGCCCCAGCCGGTCTGCACCTCGTCGGCGATCCAGAGGATGCCGCGCTCCTGGAGGACCTCGCGGAACGCCGCGTACAGACCGTCCGGCGGTGCGGTGAAGCCGCCGACGCCCTGGATGGGTTCGGCGATCAGGGCCGCGGGCGAGCGGACATGGCCGAGCAGGTCCTCCAGGTCGGCGACGCAGGCCGCGATGAAGGCGGTGTCGTCGAGCTCGGCGTACGGGCCGCGGGTGCGGACGCCGCCGTGCACGTACAGCGTCTGGAGGGGCGAGAGGCTGGTCGGCGACCAGCCCTTGTTTCCGGTGATGCCGACCGCGCTGAACGAACGGCCGTGGTAGCTGTTGCGCATCGCCAGGATCTGGTTGCTGCGGCGGTACGCGGTGGCGAGGAGCAGGGCGGTGTCGTTGGCCTCCGTGCCCGAGGTCGTGAAGAACACGCGCGCGTCGGGGATGCCCGACAGCTTGGCGATCCGCTCGGCGAGGTCGACCATCGGCCGGTTGAGGTACAGCGTGGAGGAGTGGATGATCCGGCCGGCCTGCTCGCTGACGGCCTTCGTCACCTCGGGCAGGGCGTGCGCGGTCATCGTGGTGAGGATGCCGCCGAAGAAGTCGAGGTACTTGTTGCCCTCGGCGTCCCAGACGTGGCGGCCCTCGCCGTGGGTGAGCTCGATCGGGTCGGCGTAGTAGACGGCGAGCCAGTCGGGGAGAACGGACTGGTGGCGCTGGTACAGGTGCTTGGCCGAGGTGTGGGCTTGGCTCTGGGAGGCGTCTGTCGTCACGGCTGCACCAGTCCTTCGTAGGCGTCGGGGCGGCGGTCCCGGTAGAAGGCCCACTGCTGTCGGACCTCCTCGACCAGGTCG from Streptomyces sp. NBC_00878 harbors:
- a CDS encoding aspartate aminotransferase family protein gives rise to the protein MTTDASQSQAHTSAKHLYQRHQSVLPDWLAVYYADPIELTHGEGRHVWDAEGNKYLDFFGGILTTMTAHALPEVTKAVSEQAGRIIHSSTLYLNRPMVDLAERIAKLSGIPDARVFFTTSGTEANDTALLLATAYRRSNQILAMRNSYHGRSFSAVGITGNKGWSPTSLSPLQTLYVHGGVRTRGPYAELDDTAFIAACVADLEDLLGHVRSPAALIAEPIQGVGGFTAPPDGLYAAFREVLQERGILWIADEVQTGWGRTGDNFWGWQAHGQNGPPDILTFAKGIGNGMSIGGVVARAEIMNCLDSNSISTFGGTQITMAAGLANLTYLLEHDLQGNARRVGGLLIERLRAIAAQLPGVREVRGRGLMIGIELVKPGTDEADPDGAAAVLEAAREEGLLIGKGGGHNTSVLRLAPPLSLTVAEAEEGAAILERALRSTQF